The genomic segment TGGCGGCAGAGCACGGGTCAGTAATTTTCGAAGCTGTTGACTTTAGGTAATAATTTGTATATCATTGTTAACATAGTTTTATATGGGTACTATTCTTATCAAGAGCGGTGGAGGGAAAGGCCCAATGAAGCCCGGCAACCAGTCCAGTTAATAAAACTGGGCATGGTGCTAATTCCTTCAGGCCCTATGCCTGGCAGATGAGAGGTTATAGTATAAAGGTTGTTTGCCCCTTCATCTGTGAAGGGGTTTTTTATTTAGATATAACAAGGAGGCCGTAACTATGAAAGATCAGAAATGGGGCTTTGACACCCTGGCATTACATGCCGGCCATCAACCGGACAGTGAAACTCTTTCCCGGGCGGTGCCAATCTATCAAACAACTTCCCACGTATTTAAAGACTCCCAGCATGCAGCAAAACTGTTCAACCTTGAGGAGCCCGGGCACATATATGCCCGCATCGGTAACCCCACTGTGGAAATTTTAGAAAACCGTCTGGCGGCACTGGAAGGTGGTGTAGGCGCCTTGGCTTTCGCCACCGGACATGCGGCCATCGCCGCAGCAATACTAAACATTGCTTCCAGCGGAGATGAAATTGTATCTTCCTGCAACCTCTACGGCGGTACAGTAAACTTATTTACCCACACCCTGGCCCGCCTGGGAATAAAAGTTCATTTGGTAGAGCCCGGCAACCCTGAAAACTTTAAAAGGGCCATTAATGATCGAACCAAGGCCATTTTTGCAGAAATAATCGGCAACCCCAGGTGCGACGTGCTGGATATTGAAAAGGTAAGTGCCATTGCCCACCAGGCAGGCATACCGCTTATTGTGGATAATACCTTTGCCACCCCATACCTATGCCGCCCCTTCGATTTTGGTGCAGATATAGTTGTACACTCTGCAACCAAATTCATCGGTGGCCATGGCACCAGTATGGGCGGTGTAATTATTGACAGCGGAAAATTTAATTGGGAACAAAACGATAAATTCCCCGGCCTGACAACACCGGATCCCAGTTATCACGGCATAATCTACAGTAAGGATGTGGGGGCGGCGGCATATGTGGTTAAAGCAAAAACCCAATTGTTAAGGGATTTAGGCGCCAGTTTAAGCCCCTTTAATGCCTTTTTGCTGCTTCAAGGTATAGAAACCCTTTCTTTAAGAATGGACCGCCATGTAAGCAACGCCCAAAAGGTTGCCGAATACCTGCAAAATCACCCCCAGGTGAACTGGGTATGGTACCCGGGCCTCAGCAGTCACCCCTCCCATGGGCTGGGCAAAAAGTATCTTAAAGGTGCCGGGGCAATTATGGCCTTTGGCATTAAGGGTGGCCTGGAAGCCGGCAGGCGTT from the Desulfofalx alkaliphila DSM 12257 genome contains:
- a CDS encoding O-acetylhomoserine aminocarboxypropyltransferase/cysteine synthase family protein, which translates into the protein MKDQKWGFDTLALHAGHQPDSETLSRAVPIYQTTSHVFKDSQHAAKLFNLEEPGHIYARIGNPTVEILENRLAALEGGVGALAFATGHAAIAAAILNIASSGDEIVSSCNLYGGTVNLFTHTLARLGIKVHLVEPGNPENFKRAINDRTKAIFAEIIGNPRCDVLDIEKVSAIAHQAGIPLIVDNTFATPYLCRPFDFGADIVVHSATKFIGGHGTSMGGVIIDSGKFNWEQNDKFPGLTTPDPSYHGIIYSKDVGAAAYVVKAKTQLLRDLGASLSPFNAFLLLQGIETLSLRMDRHVSNAQKVAEYLQNHPQVNWVWYPGLSSHPSHGLGKKYLKGAGAIMAFGIKGGLEAGRRFIDKLQLFSHLANVGDAKSLVIHPASTTHSQLSEEAQERAGVKPDLIRLSVGLENIEDLLQDLDQALKA